One Drosophila virilis strain 15010-1051.87 chromosome 5, Dvir_AGI_RSII-ME, whole genome shotgun sequence DNA window includes the following coding sequences:
- the LOC6625384 gene encoding putative uncharacterized protein DDB_G0277255 isoform X6 gives MSKKMWHKIFKSKAQKQQQQLNKINKRHSRGIYEEYQQLNELLNGEKSPVSRFCSENENENGNNNSNSNNNCSSGSGNINVFEQQPQQSSFNSAALSEAQQQQQPLPQQQQQSQHLSTFSRVRNTFSLRRNNNNNNNSSSSNNKKQTPNAKSTTMESDGADDDKEPVGPPPGPLTTGMSETILEQGAISTDLTPCPNCSRTFNLNALRKHVVVCEKMTTKKRKIFDSSRQRREGTSLSTYVLPKNFGLPNAEKAPGVHTPPAASREASTMSSGSQPQEASPLPTRRKGKADTARASLRKGAGATAAAAEHPAAAAPAAPAAAAPPRSITKRLKDSASDRCPHCERSFNPKAYDRHVEWCKEKAIQANIKSNSTTETNKAKERMEARKQYRPPNLKTKRSINRDKYSGAQEEQYEIEMVSPKQNLMSLSSMTTSVQSVKSDSNVSSSGGSYKSPQASCGSYKTTPNSSGSYKTPPNSNSSYKTPLTSSDEKLQRQQSNASTSSSTNNCHVEKSQKSLESESQKREIFISIETEPNAQGRSPISPDSLRHMVGNAQTPIDVLHIENGNEPEHAKFSKISDNEDQVDAELADETGHSRYKKRLSSTASAAAISPAPNVEANNAKNVIEKMRNDFKQLGEEVGASVRRDIMQRQEHAQQKQQMQAQQDLKVMTPSPSGDSDELSSLDGYPMSSSQSSRRGASSKLSNDSAYGSSNSPYSLSRQRSSELQSNDNTPRTQSQLRPHTASGALSMSGKQSMMDASTQAASNYGTLKARQRMFAGNGLGGDTGDGNVEYSSSSSEHSLPVTVAQQPQQQQQQNTNYNYQQQQQQQQHQQQSQAQVAYNNNSNNNNNNNSYELNAKNLNNNNNNGVSVNLTPTTSQLSLHSNTSNVSSGMSSSMKMSKFCHECGAKFVIEHAKFCMDCGVRRVVL, from the exons ATGAGCAAGAAAATGTGgcacaaaatattcaaatcgAAGGcgcaaaaacagcagcagcaattgaaTAAAATCAATAAGCGCCACAGTCGCGGCATCTACGAGGAGTATCAGCAATTAAATGAGCTGCTCAATGGTGAAAAATCGCCAGTTTCGCGTTTTTGcagtgaaaatgaaaacgaaaacggcaacaataatagcaacagcaacaacaattgcagcagcggcagcggcaacattaATGTGTttgagcagcagccgcagcaaagTTCTTTCAACTCGGCGGCGCTTAGTGaggcgcaacagcagcagcaaccgttgccgcagcagcagcaacaatcgcAACATCTATCAACATTTTCGCGCGTACGCAACACATTCTCACTGagacgcaacaacaacaacaacaacaacagcagcagcagcaacaacaagaagcaaaCGCCCAATGCCAAGTCAA CTACGATGGAATCTGACGGTGCGGATGATGATAAAGAGCCAGTTGGCCCACCGCCGGGTCCACTGACCACGGGCATGTCTGAGACTATTTTGGAGCAGGGAGCTATTAGCACTGATCTAACACCCTGTCCGAACTGCAGTCGCACCTTCAATCTGAATGCACTCCGCAAGCATGTTGTCGTTTGCGAGAAGATGACTACCAAAAAGCGTAAGATATTCGATTCATCACGTCAGCGTCGCGAGGGCACCTCTCTGTCCACCTATGTGCTGCCCAAGAATTTTGGCCTGCCCAATGCAGAAAAGGCTCCGGGTGTGCATACGCCACCGGCAGCCAGTCGCGAGGCTTCCACAATGTCCAGCGGCTCGCAGCCACAAGAG GCTTCACCATTGCCGACACGCCGTAAAGGCAAAGCGGATACGGCACGCGCCTCCCTGCGCAAAGGTGCTGGGGccactgcagctgctgctgagcatcctgcagcagcagcaccagctgcCCCAGCTGCAGCCGCTCCACCACGTTCCATAACTAAACGCCTTAAGGACTCCGCCTCGGACCGTTGTCCGCATTGTGAGCGCAGCTTCAATCCCAAGGCCTACGATCGGCACGTTGAGTGGTGCAAGGAGAAGGCGATTCAGGCAAACATCAAGTCCAACAGCACCACAGAGACGAACAAGGCCAAGGAGCGCATGGAGGCGCGCAAGCAGTACCGCCCGCCTAATCTCAA AACCAAACGCTCGATCAATCGCGACAAGTACTCCGGTGCACAGGAAGAACAATACGAGATTGAAATGGTATCCCCAAAGCAAAACCTAATGTCGCTCTCCTCCATGACAACGTCCGTGCAGAGTGTTAA ATCCGATTCAAATGTGTCCAGTAGCGGTGGTTCATACAAATCGCCACAGGCCAGCTGTGGCTCCTACAAGACAACACCAAATAGCAGTGGATCCTACAAAACACCACCGAATAGCAATAGCTCATATAAGACGCCGTTGACCAGCAGTGATGAGAAACTGCAGCGCCAGCAGTCGAATGCctccaccagcagcagcaccaacaattGCCATGTGGAGAAGTCACAGAAGTcgttggagtcggagtcgcAAAAGCGTGAAATTTTTATAAGCATTGAAACGGAACCGAATGCACAGGGGCGTTCGCCCATCTCGCCGGATTCGCTGCGCCATATGGTGGGCAATGCTCAGACACCCATCGATGTGCTCCACATTGAGAACGGCAACGAGCCGGAGCATGCCAAGTTCAGCAAGATTAGCGATAACGAGGACCAGGTCGATGCTGAGCTCGCTGATGAGACTGGCCACAGTCGTTATAAGAAAAGGCTGAGCTCAACGGCGAGCGCAGCAGCGATCTCGCCAGCGCCCAATGTGGAGGCCAATAATGCCAAGAATGTGATAGAGAAAATGCGCAACGATTTCAAGCAACTGGGCGAGGAGGTGGGCGCCTCGGTGCGTCGTGATATCATGCAGCGTCAGGAACATGCCCAACAgaagcagcaaatgcaagcacAACAGGATCTAAAGGTAATGACACCATCGCCATCCGGTGATTCGGATGAGCTGAGTAGCCTGGATGGATATCCCATGTCCTCATCGCAGTCATCACGTCGCGGCGCCAGTTCCAAGCTCAGCAACGACTCCGCTTACGGCAG CAGCAACTCACCATATAGTCTGTCCCGTCAACGCTCCAGCGAGCTGCAGTCCAACGACAACACGCCGCGCACCCAGAGCCAATTGCGCCCGCACACGGCCAGTGGAGCCTTGTCCATGTCCGGCAAACAGTCCATGATGGATGCCTCAACTCAAGCGGCAAGCAACTATGGCACACTTAAGGCTCGACAGCGCATGTTTGCAGGCAACGGCCTGGGCGGCGACACTGGCGATGGCAACGTTGAATactccagcagcagctcggaGCACTCGCTGCCCGTGACAGTGGCCcagcaaccacaacagcagcagcagcaaaacacaaactacaactaccagcagcagcagcagcagcagcaacatcagcagcaatcTCAAGCGCAGGTAGcctacaataacaacagcaacaacaacaacaacaacaatagctatGAGCTTAACGCAAAGaatttaaacaacaacaacaataatggtGTGAGTGTTAACTTAACGCCTACAACATCGCAGCTTTCGCTGCATAGCAACACCTCAAACGTTTCCTCGGGCATGAGCTCGAGCATGAAAATGTCCAAGTTCTGTCACGAATGTGGCGCCAAGTTCGTCATAGAGCACGCTAAATTTTGCATGGATTGCGGCGTTCGACGCGTTGTGCTCTAA
- the LOC6625384 gene encoding putative uncharacterized protein DDB_G0282129 isoform X5 codes for MESDGADDDKEPVGPPPGPLTTGMSETILEQGAISTDLTPCPNCSRTFNLNALRKHVVVCEKMTTKKRKIFDSSRQRREGTSLSTYVLPKNFGLPNAEKAPGVHTPPAASREASTMSSGSQPQEASPLPTRRKGKADTARASLRKGAGATAAAAEHPAAAAPAAPAAAAPPRSITKRLKDSASDRCPHCERSFNPKAYDRHVEWCKEKAIQANIKSNSTTETNKAKERMEARKQYRPPNLKTKRSINRDKYSGAQEEQYEIEMVSPKQNLMSLSSMTTSVQSVNGPSPQASDKYDPFLSAKRQLEELCSPNTPPDNEPLVNTTATPIMSTSLTSTLGKLHTTTPTATSTAPKATPISNFRRTSSLRGPRRTPLLPSRPLFASNYRPTIQRGLSDEGPISSNFLKPEEYDEMPVRAACGNDFHSPRVVRRDTSASNRKQQMKLPLGGGGETDSTTTSKQPTTRNVAKTDSLAVFLKYEHELEQLNAKAAEVAANSKELSSKELKDKSNNLSKQNSAKNLTANPNGGQLPPLTTPICPPVAKENNENVAHNFATPLRLEPLSKPPQNLVSPNTNNNSNNNNSGNAAPLPIKLESIFGSNRLGDYIDPKLINPCDNLNVQQSSAGSSDASSTPQQLSQSRSSSQSTITMAQEQRRHSGEARNLLKRKMRLGRNQFLYDASPEEQYISSGSCADDEANRSSLEFDEQCWQQQQKQLLTTNPLNLPNMPVLPTFDDFDFEEFLSSFENDNDEEQFPLFRDCREFLLNRTTSRQRSFQKATSTSQTQSQTQNQTQTQTQPQTPTVTQRPATTGNTSQFITPPKTHFYAPSTKETHAHRSDSNVSSSGGSYKSPQASCGSYKTTPNSSGSYKTPPNSNSSYKTPLTSSDEKLQRQQSNASTSSSTNNCHVEKSQKSLESESQKREIFISIETEPNAQGRSPISPDSLRHMVGNAQTPIDVLHIENGNEPEHAKFSKISDNEDQVDAELADETGHSRYKKRLSSTASAAAISPAPNVEANNAKNVIEKMRNDFKQLGEEVGASVRRDIMQRQEHAQQKQQMQAQQDLKVMTPSPSGDSDELSSLDGYPMSSSQSSRRGASSKLSNDSAYGSSNSPYSLSRQRSSELQSNDNTPRTQSQLRPHTASGALSMSGKQSMMDASTQAASNYGTLKARQRMFAGNGLGGDTGDGNVEYSSSSSEHSLPVTVAQQPQQQQQQNTNYNYQQQQQQQQHQQQSQAQVAYNNNSNNNNNNNSYELNAKNLNNNNNNGVSVNLTPTTSQLSLHSNTSNVSSGMSSSMKMSKFCHECGAKFVIEHAKFCMDCGVRRVVL; via the exons ATGGAATCTGACGGTGCGGATGATGATAAAGAGCCAGTTGGCCCACCGCCGGGTCCACTGACCACGGGCATGTCTGAGACTATTTTGGAGCAGGGAGCTATTAGCACTGATCTAACACCCTGTCCGAACTGCAGTCGCACCTTCAATCTGAATGCACTCCGCAAGCATGTTGTCGTTTGCGAGAAGATGACTACCAAAAAGCGTAAGATATTCGATTCATCACGTCAGCGTCGCGAGGGCACCTCTCTGTCCACCTATGTGCTGCCCAAGAATTTTGGCCTGCCCAATGCAGAAAAGGCTCCGGGTGTGCATACGCCACCGGCAGCCAGTCGCGAGGCTTCCACAATGTCCAGCGGCTCGCAGCCACAAGAG GCTTCACCATTGCCGACACGCCGTAAAGGCAAAGCGGATACGGCACGCGCCTCCCTGCGCAAAGGTGCTGGGGccactgcagctgctgctgagcatcctgcagcagcagcaccagctgcCCCAGCTGCAGCCGCTCCACCACGTTCCATAACTAAACGCCTTAAGGACTCCGCCTCGGACCGTTGTCCGCATTGTGAGCGCAGCTTCAATCCCAAGGCCTACGATCGGCACGTTGAGTGGTGCAAGGAGAAGGCGATTCAGGCAAACATCAAGTCCAACAGCACCACAGAGACGAACAAGGCCAAGGAGCGCATGGAGGCGCGCAAGCAGTACCGCCCGCCTAATCTCAA AACCAAACGCTCGATCAATCGCGACAAGTACTCCGGTGCACAGGAAGAACAATACGAGATTGAAATGGTATCCCCAAAGCAAAACCTAATGTCGCTCTCCTCCATGACAACGTCCGTGCAGAGTGTTAA CGGCCCCAGTCCACAGGCTAGCGACAAGTACGATCCGTTTCTGTCCGCCAAACGTCAGCTGGAGGAGCTCTGCTCACCCAACACACCACCCGACAACGAACCACTGGTGAACACAACAGCCACACCGATCATGTCCACATCGCTGACGAGCACACTGGGCAAACTACACACGACCACACCCACCGCTACAAGCACAGCGCCAAAGGCGACGCCCATATCGAACTTTCGACGCACTTCATCGCTGCGTGGACCACGTCGCACACCACTGCTGCCTAGTCGACCGCTCTTTGCCAGCAACTATCGGCCCACCATACAGCGCGGCCTCTCCGACGAGGGTCCCATCTCTAGCAACTTCCTCAAGCCGGAGGAGTATGACGAGATGCCAGTGCGTGCCGCTTGCGGCAATGATTTTCATAGTCCGCGGGTCGTGCGTCGCGACACGAGCGCCTCCAACCGCAAGCAGCAAATGAAACTGCCGCTGGGTGGCGGCGGCGAGACGGACAGCACGACCACGTCCAAGCAACCGACGACACGCAACGTGGCCAAGACCGACTCGCTGGCCGTATTCCTCAAGTACGAGCACGAGCTGGAGCAGCTGAATGCGAAGGCTGCCGAGGTGGCAGCCAACAGCAAAGAGCTCAGCAGCAAGGAGCTGAAGGACAAGAGCAACAACCTTAGCAAGCAGAACTCGGCCAAGAATCTAACGGCAAACCCAAACGGCGGTCAGCTACCACCGCTGACGACGCCCATCTGCCCGCCAGTCGCCAAGGAAAACAACGAGAATGTGGCACACAACTTTGCAACGCCGCTGCGCCTAGAACCGCTCAGCAAGCCACCCCAAAACTTGGTCTCGccaaacaccaacaacaacagcaacaacaacaacagtggcAATGCTGCACCATTACCCATCAAGCTGGAGAGCATCTTTGGCAGCAATCGCTTGGGCGATTACATAGACCCCAAGCTGATCAATCCCTGCGATAATCTAAATGTGCAGCAATCATCGGCCGGCTCTTCTGATGCCAGCTCCACGCCACAGCAGCTGTCACAGAGCCGCAGCAGCTCCCAGTCAACCATAACAATGGCCCAGGAGCAGCGGCGTCATTCCGGCGAGGCGCGTAATCTGCTCAAGCGCAAGATGCGTCTCGGGCGCAATCAATTTCTATACGATGCCTCGCCAGAGGAGCAGTACATCTCATCGGGCAGCTGTGCCGATGATGAGGCCAACCGCTCCTCGCTGGAGTTCGACGAGCAGtgctggcagcaacagcagaaacagCTGCTGACCACCAATCCATTGAATTTACCCAATATGCCAGTGCTGCCCACGTTTGATGACTTTGATTTCGAGGAATTTCTCTCATCATTCGAGAACGATAATGATGAGGAGCAATTTCCGCTGTTTCGGGATTGCCGCGAGTTTCTGCTGAATCGCACGACGAGCCGGCAACGCTCGTTCCAGAAAGCGACTTCAACATCACAGACACAATCCCAGACCCAGaaccagacccagacccagacccaacCACAGACGCCAACAGTCACACAAAGACCAGCCACAACAGGCAACACCTCCCAATTTATAACACCGCCTAAAACCCATTTTTATGCGCCCTCCACTAAAGAGACTCATGCCCACAGATCCGATTCAAATGTGTCCAGTAGCGGTGGTTCATACAAATCGCCACAGGCCAGCTGTGGCTCCTACAAGACAACACCAAATAGCAGTGGATCCTACAAAACACCACCGAATAGCAATAGCTCATATAAGACGCCGTTGACCAGCAGTGATGAGAAACTGCAGCGCCAGCAGTCGAATGCctccaccagcagcagcaccaacaattGCCATGTGGAGAAGTCACAGAAGTcgttggagtcggagtcgcAAAAGCGTGAAATTTTTATAAGCATTGAAACGGAACCGAATGCACAGGGGCGTTCGCCCATCTCGCCGGATTCGCTGCGCCATATGGTGGGCAATGCTCAGACACCCATCGATGTGCTCCACATTGAGAACGGCAACGAGCCGGAGCATGCCAAGTTCAGCAAGATTAGCGATAACGAGGACCAGGTCGATGCTGAGCTCGCTGATGAGACTGGCCACAGTCGTTATAAGAAAAGGCTGAGCTCAACGGCGAGCGCAGCAGCGATCTCGCCAGCGCCCAATGTGGAGGCCAATAATGCCAAGAATGTGATAGAGAAAATGCGCAACGATTTCAAGCAACTGGGCGAGGAGGTGGGCGCCTCGGTGCGTCGTGATATCATGCAGCGTCAGGAACATGCCCAACAgaagcagcaaatgcaagcacAACAGGATCTAAAGGTAATGACACCATCGCCATCCGGTGATTCGGATGAGCTGAGTAGCCTGGATGGATATCCCATGTCCTCATCGCAGTCATCACGTCGCGGCGCCAGTTCCAAGCTCAGCAACGACTCCGCTTACGGCAG CAGCAACTCACCATATAGTCTGTCCCGTCAACGCTCCAGCGAGCTGCAGTCCAACGACAACACGCCGCGCACCCAGAGCCAATTGCGCCCGCACACGGCCAGTGGAGCCTTGTCCATGTCCGGCAAACAGTCCATGATGGATGCCTCAACTCAAGCGGCAAGCAACTATGGCACACTTAAGGCTCGACAGCGCATGTTTGCAGGCAACGGCCTGGGCGGCGACACTGGCGATGGCAACGTTGAATactccagcagcagctcggaGCACTCGCTGCCCGTGACAGTGGCCcagcaaccacaacagcagcagcagcaaaacacaaactacaactaccagcagcagcagcagcagcagcaacatcagcagcaatcTCAAGCGCAGGTAGcctacaataacaacagcaacaacaacaacaacaacaatagctatGAGCTTAACGCAAAGaatttaaacaacaacaacaataatggtGTGAGTGTTAACTTAACGCCTACAACATCGCAGCTTTCGCTGCATAGCAACACCTCAAACGTTTCCTCGGGCATGAGCTCGAGCATGAAAATGTCCAAGTTCTGTCACGAATGTGGCGCCAAGTTCGTCATAGAGCACGCTAAATTTTGCATGGATTGCGGCGTTCGACGCGTTGTGCTCTAA